In Antennarius striatus isolate MH-2024 chromosome 8, ASM4005453v1, whole genome shotgun sequence, a single window of DNA contains:
- the LOC137599618 gene encoding docking protein 1-like isoform X2, with product MQDIGGGGAGGEHGVMRHHQPHVDRKLKVVRLSELISVLRLPPNAEACPMENMSAFCVETQDKTMVFATFKDDCVDWIEKLCHSTFQQSGPSGPSQLHMEENQIYASADDTPEFWVVVQRTEAASRCGLQGSYWLHVGREALLLRETQRKSIVHQWPYEFLRRYGNDKLALTIEAGRRCDSGPGSFTFETQQAEKIFSLIQSTIKQKTSSIKIQDVEKVNVTNIQTHTPLPSIPAGTNMTSILDSKLRMQERKVAVLQDSAHLQEDMIGSAECASTQPAPVTLMPLPLVPTHDNHPGGYLGGQPEAVYADPSDCIQPEQKPQSSMALYVDPASILPLNPPYSRQRVNPTPQHSNPCFNDDHADSVYSEVFDKISPVEIKQTVTRFEDEPIYTEPISKKEDVCPKNKSKPDLFAHLYAQVCKTKPSSSSPSSNALVNCSPSSVPTNKSTTKSTDSLEDVIYENLGII from the exons ATGCAGGATATTGGAG GTGGTGGTGCTGGAGGTGAACATGGGGTCATGAGACACCACCAGCCTCATGTGGACAGGAAGCTTAAGGTGGTCCGACTGTCTGAACTGATCAGTGTCCTCAGACTCCCCCCAAATGCTGAGGCCTGTCCCATG GAGAACATGTCAGCGTTTTGTGTGGAGACACAAGACAAAACAATGGTGTTTGCTACATTCAAAGACGACTGTGTGGACTGGATAGAAAAACTGTGTCACAGCACATTTCAG CAAAGTGGTCCCTCAGGCCCTAGTCAGCTTCACATGGAGGAGAACCAGATATATGCCTCAGCAGATGACA CTCCAGAGTTTTGGGTGGTAGTTCAAAGGACTGAAGCAGCATCACGTTGTGGTCTGCAGGGTTCATATTGGCTGCACGTGGGAAGAGAAGCACTGCTGTTGAGAGAAACACAAAGGAAGAGCATTGTGCATCAATGGCCATACGAATTTCTCAGACGATATGGGAATGATAAG CTGGCTTTAACCATTGAAGCAGGTAGACGCTGTGACTCAGGTCCTGGATCATTCACCTTTGAGACACAGCAGGCTGAGAAAATATTCTCTTTGATTCAGAGTACCATCAAACAGAAGACTTCATCTATCAAAATTCAAGATGTTGAGAAAGTAAATGTCACCAACATTCAGACTCATACCCCTCTCCCAAGTATACCTGCTGGGACTAATATGACTTCCATTCTGGACAGCAAACTAAGGATGCAGGAGAGGAAGGTTGCTGTCTTACAAGACAGTGCACATCTTCAAGAAGATATGATTGGATCAGCTGAGTGTGCATCAACACAGCCAGCTCCTGTTACTCTTATGCCTCTCCCTCTGGTTCCTACACATGACAACCACCCTGGAGGCTATCTTGGTGGTCAGCCAGAAGCTGTATATGCTGACCCATCTGACTGCATTCAACCTGAACAAAAACCACAATCATCAATGGCTTTGTATGTCGACCCTGCAAGCATTCTCCCACTTAATCCCCCCTACTCAAGACAGAGGGTCAATCCCACACCACAACATTCAAATCCCTGCTTTAATGATGATCATGCAGATTCTGTCTACTCTGAGGTGTTCGACAAAATCAGCCCCGTtgaaatcaaacaaactgtcacacGTTTTGAAGATGAACCTATTTATACTGAGCCTATAAGTAAGAAGGAGGACGTGTGtcctaaaaacaaaagcaaaccaGACCTGTTTGCCCACCTCTATGCTCAAGTCTGCAAAACAAAACCATCATCTAGTTCTCCATCCTCTAACGCCCTCGTCAACTGCTCTCCATCCTCGGTTCCCACTAATAAGAGCACGACAAAATCCACCGACTCTCTTGAAGATGTAATCTATGAAAACCTGGGCATCATTTAA
- the LOC137599618 gene encoding docking protein 1-like isoform X1, giving the protein MDSRIKTGKVYLRPHKPGKKWKAVLLSLFSYSTSGVGRLEMQDIGGGGAGGEHGVMRHHQPHVDRKLKVVRLSELISVLRLPPNAEACPMENMSAFCVETQDKTMVFATFKDDCVDWIEKLCHSTFQQSGPSGPSQLHMEENQIYASADDTPEFWVVVQRTEAASRCGLQGSYWLHVGREALLLRETQRKSIVHQWPYEFLRRYGNDKLALTIEAGRRCDSGPGSFTFETQQAEKIFSLIQSTIKQKTSSIKIQDVEKVNVTNIQTHTPLPSIPAGTNMTSILDSKLRMQERKVAVLQDSAHLQEDMIGSAECASTQPAPVTLMPLPLVPTHDNHPGGYLGGQPEAVYADPSDCIQPEQKPQSSMALYVDPASILPLNPPYSRQRVNPTPQHSNPCFNDDHADSVYSEVFDKISPVEIKQTVTRFEDEPIYTEPISKKEDVCPKNKSKPDLFAHLYAQVCKTKPSSSSPSSNALVNCSPSSVPTNKSTTKSTDSLEDVIYENLGII; this is encoded by the exons ATGGACTCACGGATCAAGACAGGAAAGGTTTACCTTCGACCACACAAACCTGGAAAA AAATGGAAAGCAGTGCTGTTATCTCTGTTTTCCTATAGTACCAGTGGAGTGGGTCGACTGGAGATGCAGGATATTGGAG GTGGTGGTGCTGGAGGTGAACATGGGGTCATGAGACACCACCAGCCTCATGTGGACAGGAAGCTTAAGGTGGTCCGACTGTCTGAACTGATCAGTGTCCTCAGACTCCCCCCAAATGCTGAGGCCTGTCCCATG GAGAACATGTCAGCGTTTTGTGTGGAGACACAAGACAAAACAATGGTGTTTGCTACATTCAAAGACGACTGTGTGGACTGGATAGAAAAACTGTGTCACAGCACATTTCAG CAAAGTGGTCCCTCAGGCCCTAGTCAGCTTCACATGGAGGAGAACCAGATATATGCCTCAGCAGATGACA CTCCAGAGTTTTGGGTGGTAGTTCAAAGGACTGAAGCAGCATCACGTTGTGGTCTGCAGGGTTCATATTGGCTGCACGTGGGAAGAGAAGCACTGCTGTTGAGAGAAACACAAAGGAAGAGCATTGTGCATCAATGGCCATACGAATTTCTCAGACGATATGGGAATGATAAG CTGGCTTTAACCATTGAAGCAGGTAGACGCTGTGACTCAGGTCCTGGATCATTCACCTTTGAGACACAGCAGGCTGAGAAAATATTCTCTTTGATTCAGAGTACCATCAAACAGAAGACTTCATCTATCAAAATTCAAGATGTTGAGAAAGTAAATGTCACCAACATTCAGACTCATACCCCTCTCCCAAGTATACCTGCTGGGACTAATATGACTTCCATTCTGGACAGCAAACTAAGGATGCAGGAGAGGAAGGTTGCTGTCTTACAAGACAGTGCACATCTTCAAGAAGATATGATTGGATCAGCTGAGTGTGCATCAACACAGCCAGCTCCTGTTACTCTTATGCCTCTCCCTCTGGTTCCTACACATGACAACCACCCTGGAGGCTATCTTGGTGGTCAGCCAGAAGCTGTATATGCTGACCCATCTGACTGCATTCAACCTGAACAAAAACCACAATCATCAATGGCTTTGTATGTCGACCCTGCAAGCATTCTCCCACTTAATCCCCCCTACTCAAGACAGAGGGTCAATCCCACACCACAACATTCAAATCCCTGCTTTAATGATGATCATGCAGATTCTGTCTACTCTGAGGTGTTCGACAAAATCAGCCCCGTtgaaatcaaacaaactgtcacacGTTTTGAAGATGAACCTATTTATACTGAGCCTATAAGTAAGAAGGAGGACGTGTGtcctaaaaacaaaagcaaaccaGACCTGTTTGCCCACCTCTATGCTCAAGTCTGCAAAACAAAACCATCATCTAGTTCTCCATCCTCTAACGCCCTCGTCAACTGCTCTCCATCCTCGGTTCCCACTAATAAGAGCACGACAAAATCCACCGACTCTCTTGAAGATGTAATCTATGAAAACCTGGGCATCATTTAA
- the LOC137599618 gene encoding docking protein 1-like isoform X3: MDSRIKTGKVYLRPHKPGKKWKAVLLSLFSYSTSGVGRLEMQDIGGGGAGGEHGVMRHHQPHVDRKLKVVRLSELISVLRLPPNAEACPMENMSAFCVETQDKTMVFATFKDDCVDWIEKLCHSTFQQSGPSGPSQLHMEENQIYASADDTPEFWVVVQRTEAASRCGLQGSYWLHVGREALLLRETQRKSIVHQWPYEFLRRYGNDKLALTIEAGRRCDSGPGSFTFETQQAEKIFSLIQSTIKQKTSSIKIQDVEKQTKDAGEEGCCLTRQCTSSRRYDWIS; encoded by the exons ATGGACTCACGGATCAAGACAGGAAAGGTTTACCTTCGACCACACAAACCTGGAAAA AAATGGAAAGCAGTGCTGTTATCTCTGTTTTCCTATAGTACCAGTGGAGTGGGTCGACTGGAGATGCAGGATATTGGAG GTGGTGGTGCTGGAGGTGAACATGGGGTCATGAGACACCACCAGCCTCATGTGGACAGGAAGCTTAAGGTGGTCCGACTGTCTGAACTGATCAGTGTCCTCAGACTCCCCCCAAATGCTGAGGCCTGTCCCATG GAGAACATGTCAGCGTTTTGTGTGGAGACACAAGACAAAACAATGGTGTTTGCTACATTCAAAGACGACTGTGTGGACTGGATAGAAAAACTGTGTCACAGCACATTTCAG CAAAGTGGTCCCTCAGGCCCTAGTCAGCTTCACATGGAGGAGAACCAGATATATGCCTCAGCAGATGACA CTCCAGAGTTTTGGGTGGTAGTTCAAAGGACTGAAGCAGCATCACGTTGTGGTCTGCAGGGTTCATATTGGCTGCACGTGGGAAGAGAAGCACTGCTGTTGAGAGAAACACAAAGGAAGAGCATTGTGCATCAATGGCCATACGAATTTCTCAGACGATATGGGAATGATAAG CTGGCTTTAACCATTGAAGCAGGTAGACGCTGTGACTCAGGTCCTGGATCATTCACCTTTGAGACACAGCAGGCTGAGAAAATATTCTCTTTGATTCAGAGTACCATCAAACAGAAGACTTCATCTATCAAAATTCAAGATGTTGAGAAA CAAACTAAGGATGCAGGAGAGGAAGGTTGCTGTCTTACAAGACAGTGCACATCTTCAAGAAGATATGATTGGATCAGCTGA